From a single Sebastes umbrosus isolate fSebUmb1 chromosome 17, fSebUmb1.pri, whole genome shotgun sequence genomic region:
- the acaca gene encoding acetyl-CoA carboxylase 1 isoform X13, which produces MFSWLTVAAGLAAVLGLFFWSCKQLTLVFAACSCRPAMAQQDGAAKKNPAIAVLNSHFIVGSVSEENSEDEIPGKPDLQLEEKETRSSSPSSDSSSSTFEMGFDHIDGPIQNLRPSMSGLHLVKQGRDRRRIDLQRDFTVASPAEFVTRFGGNKVIEKVLIANNGIAAVKCMRSIRRWAYEMFRNERAIRFVVMVTPEDLKANAEYIKMADHYVPVPGGTNNNNYANVELILDIAKRIPVQAVWAGWGHASENPKLPELLHKNGIAFMGPPSQAMWALGDKIASSIVAQTAGIPTLPWSGEGLTVEWSENHQKKKIVNVPTDVYELGCIQDVEDGMKASEKVGYPVMVKASEGGGGKGIRKVNSADDFPNLFRQVQAEVPGSPIFVMQLAKHARHLEVQILADQYGNAISLFGRDCSVQRRHQKIIEEAPATIATSDVFEDMERCAVKLAKMVGYVSAGTVEYLYSQDGSFYFLELNPRLQVEHPCTEMVADVNLPAAQLQIAMGIPLQRIKDIRMLYGVQPWGDSPIDFEGLSTAPSPRGHVIAARITSENPDEGFKPSSGTVQELNFRSNKNVWGYFSVAAAGGLHEFADSQFGHCFSWGENREEAISNMVVALKELSIRGDFRTTVEYLIKLLETESFQHNTIDTGWLDRLISEKMQAERPDTMLGIVSGALHVADVNLRNSVSNFLHSLERGQVLPAHTLLNTVDVELIYEGTKYVLTVTRQCPNSYVVIMNHSSAEVDVHRLSDGGLLMSYDGSSYTTYMKEEVDRYRITIGNKTCVFERENDPSLLRSPSAGKLIQYTVEDGGHVFSGQCYAEIEVMKMVMTLTAAESGCIHYVKRAGAALEPGCVIAKLQLDDPSRVQQAELHTGPLPIIQAVALRGEKLHRVFHNTLDHLVHIMNGYCLPEPFFSTKLKECVERLMKTMRDPSLPLLELQDIMTSVSGRIPPAVEKCIKKEMAQYASNITSVLCQFPSQQIANILDSHAATLNKKSEREVFFMNTQSIVQLVQKYRSGIRGHMKAVVMDLLRQYLKVEIQFQNGHYDKCVFALREENKGDMANVLNYIFSHAQVTKKNLLVTMLIDQLCGRDPTLTDELMAILTELTQLSKTTNAKVALRARQVLIASHLPSYELRHNQVESIFLSAIDMYGHQFCIENLQKLILSETSIFDVLPNFFYHSNQVVRMAALEVYVRRAYIAYELNSVQHRQLRDNTCIVEFQFMLPTSHPNRGNIPTLNRMSFSSNLNHYGMLHMNSVNDVLLDTSFTPPCQRMGAMVAFRSFQEFTRNINDVLSCFSDSPPSSPTFPEGGNPVLYGEEDNKIILDEPIHILNVAIKTDSDIDDDGLAAVFREFTQSKKSLLFEHGIRRLTFLVAQKREFPKFFTFRARDKFEEDRIYRHLEPALAFQLELNRMRNFALSAIPCANHKMHLYLGAARVEVGIEVTDYRFFVRAIIRHSDLVTKEASFEYLHNEAERLLLEAMDELEVAFNNTTVRTDCNHIFLNFVPTVIMDPSKIEESVRSMVMRYGSRLWKLRVLQAELKINIRLTPTGKQIPIRLFLTNESGYYLDISLYKEVTDSRTGQVGPKDRQIMFQAYGDKQGPLHGMLINTPYVTKDLLQSKRFQAQSLGTTYVYDFPEMFRQALKKLWHSYQTFAHLPKCPLPNELLTFTELVLDAQGQLVQMNRLPGGNEIGMVAWRMTLRTPEYPAGREIIVISNDITHKIGSFGPQEDVLFLRASEMARESRIPRIYIAANSGARIGLAEEIRHMFHVAWQDPADPYKGFKYLYLTPQDYKKVSALNSVHCEHVEDEGESRYKITDIIGKDEGLGVENLKGSGMIAGESSLAYDEIITMNLVTCRAIGIGAYLVRLGQRTIQVDNSHIILTGAGALNKVLGREVYTSNNQLGGIQIMHNNGVTHTTVCDDFEGVFALLQWLSYMPMCKSSPVPILNAKDPIDRLVDFIPTKTPYDPRWMLAGRPSQTPKGSWQSGFFDQGSFMEIMQPWAQSVVVGRARLGGIPTGVVAVETRSVELSIPADPANLDSEAKIIQQAGQVWFPDSAFKTAQAIKDLNREGLPLMVFSNWRGFSGGMKDMYDQVLKFGAYIVDGLREYKQPVLVYIPPQAELRGGSWVVIDPTINPRHMEMYADKDSRGGVLEPEGTVEIKFRRKDLVKTMRRVDPIYTGLSERLGTPELSPPDRKELETKLKEREEFLLPIYHQVAVQFADLHDTPGRMQEKGVITDILEWPTSRQFFYWRLRRLLLEDTVKRKIQEANSELTDGQIQAMLRRWFVEAEGAVKAYLWDNNEEVVAWLERQLAEEEGARSVVDENIKYIRRDHILKQIRSLVQANPEVAMDSIVHMTQHISPTQRAEVVRILSTMETSAST; this is translated from the exons GCCGAGCATGTCAGGGCTGCACCTGGTGAAGCAGGGCAGAGACCGGCGGCGTATTGATCTCCAGAGGGACTTCACCGTGGCTTCTCCTGCTGAGTTCGTCACCCGCTTCGGCGGCAACAAGGTCATCGAGAAG GTGCTCATCGCCAACAATGGCATTGCAGCGGTCAAATGCATGCGCTCTATCCGCCGCTGGGCCTACGAGATGTTTCGCAATGAAAGGGCAATCCGCTTTGTTGTGATGGTGACCCCGGAGGACCTGAAGGCCAACGCAG AGTACATCAAAATGGCAGATCATTACGTGCCGGTGCCAGGAGGAACTAATAACAACAACTACGCCAATGTCGAGCTCATTCTGGACATTGCTAAACGCATACCTGTTCAG GCAGTGTGGGCTGGATGGGGTCATGCCTCCGAGAACCCCAAACTACCAGAGCTGCTTCACAAGAATGGCATTGCTTTCATGG gtccCCCAAGTCAAGCTATGTGGGCTCTGGGAGACAAGATCGCCTCGTCTATCGTGGCTCAGACAGCTGGCATTCCAACCCTTCCCTGGAGCGGCGAAG GCCTGACAGTAGAATGGTCGGAAAACCACCAAAAGAAGAAAATCGTCAATGTTCCGACTGACGTGTACGAGCTTGGCTGCATCCAGGATGTGGAGGATGGCATGAAG GCTTCAGAGAAGGTCGGCTACCCCGTCATGGTGAAGGCCTCGGAGGGAGGCGGAGGAAAAGGCATCCGTAAAGTCAACTCTGCTGATGATTTCCCCAATCTCTTCAGACAG GTCCAGGCAGAAGTTCCAGGATCGCCTATTTTCGTCATGCAGCTCGCCAAGCACGCCCGCCACCTGGAGGTCCAGATCTTGGCCGATCAATATGGCAATGCCATATCCCTGTTTGGTAGAGACTGTTCTGTGCAGCGACGGCACCAGAAAATTATAGAGGAGGCTCCCGCTACCATCGCCACTTCTGATGTGTTTGAGGATATGGAAAGG TGTGCGGTGAAGCTGGCTAAGATGGTGGGCTACGTCAGTGCAGGTACAGTGGAGTACCTGTACAGCCAGGACGGCAGCTTCTACTTCCTGGAGCTCAACCCTCGTCTACAGGTGGAGCACCCCTGTACTGAGATGGTGGCTGACGTCAACTTGCCTGCTGCCCAACTGCAG ATTGCTATGGGTATTCCTCTTCAAAGGATCAAAGACATCAGGATGCTTTACGGGGTCCAGCCCTGGGGAGACTCTCCCATTGACTTTGAGGGTCTGTCGACAGCCCCCTCCCCACGGGGTCACGTCATTGCAGCACGTATCACCAGTGAAAACCCCGATGAG GGTTTCAAGCCGAGCTCGGGAACAGTGCAAGAGCTGAATTTCCGCAGCAATAAGAACGTGTGGGGCTACTTCAGCGTCGCAGCGGCTGGAGGGCTGCACGAGTTCGCCGACTCACAGTTTGGACACTGTTTCTCTTGGGGAGAGAATCGGGAAGAAGCCATCTC CAACATGGTGGTGGCTCTGAAGGAGCTGTCTATCAGAGGAGACTTCAGGACCACAGTGGAATACCTCATTAAGCTGCTGGAGACTGAAAGCTTTCAGCACAACACCATCGACACAGGCTGGCTGGACAGGCTCATCTCAGAGAAGATGCAG GCGGAGCGTCCAGATACCATGCTGGGAATTGTGAGTGGGGCTCTTCATGTGGCAGATGTCAATCTAAGGAACAGTGTGTCCAACTTTCTGCATTCTCTGGAAAG GGGCCAGGTGCTGCCAGCACACACACTACTCAACACTGTGGATGTGGAACTGATCTACGAAGGCACTAAGTACGTCCTGACAGTGACGCGCCAGTGTCCCAACTCCTACGTGGTCATCATGAACCACTCCTCCGCTGAAGTGGACGTCCATCGGCTCAGCGATGGAGGTCTTTTGATGTCTTATGATGGAAGCAGCTACACTACGTACATGAAAGAAGAGGTGGACAG GTATCGCATCACAATTGGGAACAAGACCTGCGTTTTTGAAAGGGAGAACGACCCTTCGCTGCTGCGATCTCCTTCAGCAGGAAAACTGATCCAGTACACAGTCGAGGATGGCGGACATGTGTTTTCTGGCCAGTGCTACGCTGAAATagag GTGATGAAGATGGTAATGACATTGACAGCTGCAGAGTCTGGTTGCATTCACTATGTGAAGAGGGCTGGAGCAGCACTGGAGCCTGGCTGTGTCATAGCCAAGCTGCAACTGGACGACCCAAGCAGAGTGCAACAG GCAGAGCTGCACACCGGGCCCCTGCCTATTATCCAAGCAGTAGCTCTGAGAGGGGAGAAGCTACACAGAGTCTTCCACAACACACTGGATCACCTTGTTCACATAATGAACGGCTACTGTCTTCCCGAGCCTTTCTTCAGCACTAAA TTGAAAGAGTGCGTGGAGAGGTTGATGAAAACAATGCGCGATCCCTCTTTGCCGCTGCTGGAGCTTCAGGACATCATGACCAGCGTGTCGGGCCGCATCCCCCCCGCTGTGGAGAAGTGCATCAAGAAGGAGATGGCTCAGTATGCCAGCAACATCACCTCCGTGCTCTGCCAGTTTCCCAGCCAGCAG ATTGCAAACATCCTGGACAGTCATGCTGCTACTCTTAACAAGAAATCCGAGAGAGAGGTCTTCTTTATGAACACACAAAGCATCGTTCAGCTTGTGCAGAA GTATCGCAGTGGCATCAGAGGTCACATGAAGGCGGTGGTGATGGACTTGCTCAGACAGTACCTGAAAGTAGAGATCCAGTTTCAGAATG GACACTATGACAAATGTGTGTTCGCACTGCGTGAGGAAAACAAAGGCGACATGGCCAACGTGCTCAACTACATCTTCTCCCACGCTCAAGTCACCAAGAAGAACCTGCTGGTTACTATGCTCATT GATCAGCTGTGTGGCCGTGATCCCACGCTGACGGACGAACTGATGGCTATCTTGACTGAACTCACCCAGCTCAGCAAGACGACCAACGCCAAGGTGGCGCTGCGTGCCCGGCAG GTGTTGATAGCCTCCCACCTCCCCTCTTACGAGCTCCGACACAACCAGGTGGAGTCCATCTTCCTCTCTGCCATTGATATGTACGGACACCAATTCTGCATCGAGAACCTGCAG aAACTGATCCTGTCAGAAACGTCCATCTTTGACGTTCTGCCCAACTTCTTCTACCACAGTAATCAGGTAGTCAGGATGGCTGCCCTTGAG GTGTATGTCCGCAGAGCCTACATCGCCTATGAGCTCAACAGCGTTCAGCATCGGCAGCTGAGGGACAACACGTGTATAGTGGAGTTCCAGTTCATGCTTCCCACCTCGCACCCCAACAG AGGGAACATCCCCACTCTAAACAG GATGTCATTCTCATCCAACCTAAACCACTACGGCATGCTGCACATGAACAGCGTCAACGACGTTCTGCTCGACACGTCCTTTACGCCGCCTTGTCAGCGCATGGGAGCCATGGTCGCTTTCCGCTCCTTCCAGGAGTTCACCAG GAACATAAACGACGTGTTGAGCTGCTTCTCTGACTCTCCTCCGTCAAGTCCGACCTTCCCGGAGGGAGGTAATCCCGTCCTGTACGGCGAAGAGGACAACAAG ATCATCCTCGACGAGCCTATCCATATCCTGAATGTGGCCATTAAGACAGACAGCGACATTGATGACGACGGCCTGGCAGCCGTGTTCCGAGAGTTTACTCAGTCGAAG AAATCTCTGCTGTTTGAACATGGCATCCGTAGGCTGACTTTCCTTGTGGCCCAGAAG AGGGAATTCCCCAAATTTTTCACATTCCGTGCGAGAGACAAG TTTGAGGAGGACAGGATCTACCGTCATTTGGAGCCGGCACTAGCTTTCCAGTTGGAGCTCAACCGCATGCGCAATTTTGCCCTCTCCGCCATCCCATGTGCCAACCACAAGATGCACTTGTACCTGGGTGCGGCCCGTGTGGAGGTGGGCATAGAGGTGACGGACTACCGCTTCTTTGTGCGAGCCATTATCCGCCACTCCGATCTGGTCACAAAG GAGGCCTCTTTTGAATACCTTCACAATGAGGCAGAGCGTCTACTGCTGGAAGCCATGGATGAGCTGGAGGTGGCTTTCAACAACACGACCGTACGAACCGACTGCAACCACATCTTCCTCAATTTTGTCCCCACAGTCATCATGGACCCATCAAAG ATCGAGGAGTCCGTGCGCTCCATGGTGATGCGCTACGGCAGCCGTCTGTGGAAGCTGCGCGTCCTTCAGGCCGAGCTGAAAATCAACATCCGCCTCACCCCGACGGGAAAGCAAATCCCCATCCGCCTCTTCCTCACCAATGAATCGGGCTACTACCTGGACATCAGCCTGTACAAGGAGGTCACTGACTCCCGAACGGGACAGGTGGGGCCCAAAGACCGACAG ATCATGTTCCAAGCTTACGGAGACAAGCAGGGTCCGCTGCACGGCATGCTCATCAACACCCCCTACGTGACCAAGGACCTGCTGCAGTCAAAGCGCTTCCAGGCGCAGTCTCTGGGCACCACCTATGTCTATGACTTTCCAGAGATGTTCAGACAG GCTCTGAAAAAGCTGTGGCACTCTTACCAGACCTTCGCCCACTTACCCAAGTGCCCTCTTCCTAATGAGCTGCTCACCTTCACAGAGCTGGTTCTTGACGCCCAAGGTCAGCTGGTGCAGATGAACAGGCTGCCAGGGGGCAACGAG ATTGGCATGGTGGCATGGCGGATGACTCTGCGCACGCCAGAATACCCAGCGGGACGCGAGATCATCGTCATAAGCAACGACATCACGCACAAGATCGGCTCGTTTGGGCCGCAGGAGGACGTCTTGTTCCTGCGGGCCTCCGAGATGGCCCGAGAGAGCCGCATCCCCCGGATCTACATTGCAGCAAACAGCGGCGCCCGCATCGGGCTGGCGGAGGAAATCAGGCACATGTTCCACGTGGCCTGGCAAGATCCAGCTGATCCGTATAAG GGTTTCAAGTATCTCTACCTCACACCTCAGGATTACAAGAAAGTTTCAGCCCTGAACTCTGTGCATTGCGAACACGTGGAGGATGAGGGAGAATCCAg GTACAAGATCACTGACATCATTGGAAAAGATGAAGGGCTGGGCGTGGAGAACCTGAAAGGGTCTGGGATGATTGCTGGAGAATCCTCTCTGGCTTACGATGAGATCATCACCATGAACCTG GTCACATGCAGAGCCATAGGGATCGGGGCCTATCTGGTGAGGCTCGGACAGAGAACCATTCAAGTGGACAACTCTCACATTATCCTCACTGGAGCTGGAGCACTCAACAAG GTGCTGGGCAGAGAAGTGTACACGTCCAACAACCAACTCGGCGGCATTCAAATCATGCACAACAATGGCGTGACCCATACTACTGTTTGCGATGACTTTGAGGGAGTCTTCGCGCTCCTGCAGTGGCTGTCCTACATGCCCATG tgtaAATCCAGTCCAGTGCCCATCCTCAATGCCAAGGATCCCATAGATCGGCTAGTGGATTTTATACCTACAAAGACTCCCTATGACCCTCGCTGGATGCTAGCAGGACGTCCCAGCCAGA CTCCAAAGGGTTCCTGGCAGAGTGGCTTTTTTGACCAGGGCTCCTTCATGGAGATCATGCAGCCGTGGGCTCAGAGCGTGGTGGTAGGCAGAGCCAG ACTGGGCGGGATACCTACCGGGGTGGTCGCCGTGGAAACCAGGTCAGTGGAGCTGTCGATCCCAGCCGATCCAGCCAATCTGGACTCAGAGGCGAAG ATCATCCAGCAGGCAGGGCAGGTGTGGTTCCCAGACTCTGCTTTCAAAACAGCCCAGGCCATCAAGGACCTGAACAGAGAGGGCCTACCTCTTATGGTGTTTTCCAACTGGAGGGGCTTTTCTGGAGGAATGAAAG ACATGTACGACCAGGTGCTGAAGTTCGGGGCCTACATCGTGGACGGGCTGAGGGAGTACAAGCAGCCGGTGCTGGTTTATATCCCCCCCCAGGCCGAGCTGAGGGGAGGATCCTGGGTGGTCATAGATCCCACCATCAACCCACGTCACATGGAGATGTACGCCGACAAGGACAGCCG AGGTGGAGTTTTGGAGCCCGAAGGAACGGTGGAGATCAAATTCAGGAGGAAGGATTTGGTGAAGACCATGAGAAGAGTGGATCCGATCTACACGGGCTTGTCTGAAAGACTGG GAACGCCAGAGCTGAGCCCCCCTGATCGTAAAGAGTTGGAGACCAAGCTGAAGGAGCGCGAGGAGTTCCTCCTGCCCATCTACCACCAGGTGGCTGTGCAGTTTGCGGACCTCCACGACACCCCAGGTCGCATGCAAGAGAAAGGCGTAATAACG GATATCCTCGAATGGCCCACGTCCCGTCAGTTCTTTTACTGGCGCCTGCGGCgtctgctgctggaggacacGGTGAAGAGGAAGATCCAAGAGGCCAACAGCGAGCTGACAGACGGCCAGATCCAGGCCATGCTGCGCCGCTGGTTTGTGGAGGCCGAGGGGGCCGTCAAG